In one Myripristis murdjan chromosome 5, fMyrMur1.1, whole genome shotgun sequence genomic region, the following are encoded:
- the smpd2b gene encoding sphingomyelin phosphodiesterase 2, which produces MANRDTVSLRVFSLNCWGIRYLSKHCPQRYAMIGDMLCKEEHDIVLLQEVWSEKDYLSLKKKLASCHSFSHYFKSGVIGSGLAIFSKHRIHDAFLYRYSLNGYPYMAHHGDWFGGKAVGMAILNIGRLTAHVYVTHLHAEYCREKDSYLPHRVVQAWELQQFIRHTSAGADVVIVGGDLNMHPQDLGNRLLRAYTGLRDSYLDTAKFDGCEDGMTLIADNPFISKKEIVPFEKGIRIDYILFKGSSTVNIQCECMSTTKGSVPDHPFPYSDHEALTAELRLDPLTQTEIRSDKYMDQNCAEGKLAELVDILTEARTEVKVGLHCAERMRYTATRTGVMGLALLFLELAIAAVPWLALGAEQPFPRISFYLLGALCFAILLTTSLLYIFYTMEVKSLQGAEDQMRLAVGSLQERLRGSPVVNPHNSQRGPPEGQDPSAFDPEE; this is translated from the exons ATGGCTAACAGAGACACTGTCAGTCTGCGGGTCTTCTCTCTCAACTGCTG GGGGATCCGCTACCTTAGCAAACACTGTCCTCAGCGCTATGCCATGATCGGGGATATGTTGTGCAAGGAAGAACATGACATTGTCTTACTACAGGAG gTATGGAGTGAAAAAGACTATCTGTCCTTGAAAAAGAAACTTGCCAGTTGCCATTCCTTCTCTCATTACTTCAAAAG TGGAGTCATAGGCAGTGGACTGGCCATTTTCTCCAAACATAGAATCCATGATGCATTTCTTTATCGTTACTCACTGAATGGTTATCCATACATG GCCCACCATGGAGACTGGTTTGGAGGTAAAGCCGTTGGGATGGCCATCTTAAACATAGGGAGACTGACAGCACACGTTTATGTCACTCAT CTGCATGCAGAGTACTGCAGAGAGAAGGACTCCTATCTACCTCACAGAGTGGTTCAGGCCTGGGAGCTGCAGCAGTTCATTCG CCATACCTCCGCTGGAGCAGATGTGGTGATTGTAGGCGGCGATCTTAACATGCACCCTCAGGACCTTGGCAACAGACTACTAAGGGCATACACAGGCCTCCGGGACTCTTATTTAGACACGGCTAAGTTTGAT gGCTGTGAGGATGGTATGACTCTAATAGCGGACAACCCTTTCATTAGCAAGAAAGAGATCGTTCCTTTTGAGAAAGGAATCCGAATAGACTATATCCTATTCAAG GGTTCCTCTACAGTGAACATTCAGTGTGAGTGCATGTCCACTACCAAAGGTTCTGTCCCTGACCATCCTTTCCCATACTCTGATCATGAGGCGCTGACTGCTGAGCTGAGGCTGGACCCACTCACCCAGACTGAAATCAGAAGTGACAAGTATATGGATCAGAACTGTGCTGAAG GCAAGTTGGCTGAGTTGGTAGACATTCTGACAGAGGCCCGTACAGAAGTCAAAGTTGGTCTGCACTGTGCTGAAAGGATGCGCTACACAGCAACACGTACTGGAGTGATGGGCCTGGCTCTGCTTTTCCTGGAGCTGGCCATCGCAGCTGTGCCCTGGTTGGCTCTGGGGGCAGAGCAACCTTTCCCCCGCATCTCCTTCTACCTGCTGGGTGCGCTGTGTTTCGCCATCTTGCTGACTACCTCTTTGCTGTACATCTTCTACACCATGGAAGTGAAGTCTCTTCAGGGGGCTGAGGACCAGATGAGGCTGGCTGTCGGCAGTCTGCAAGAGAGGCTCCGTGGCTCTCCGGTGGTAAATCCTCACAACAGCCAGCGAGGGCCCCCCGAGGGCCAGGACCCCAGTGCCTTTGACCCAGAGGAATAG